A stretch of the Candidatus Finniella inopinata genome encodes the following:
- a CDS encoding lipoprotein-releasing ABC transporter permease subunit, giving the protein MIFSLFERSIAYRYLRSARQEGFVSVIAGFSFVGIALGVATLIIVMSVMNGFRQELFDRITGMRGHLLVQGIDKPITNYQEATQMILQIPGVKSVYPLIDRQAIVMFHSQARGIAIQGLTQDDLYQKTLVSTNIKYGTLAGFEGDKILVGARLAEQLHLKVGDRLLIMVPEGTATAFGTLPKQKSFQVQGIFEVGMHDYDKNILFMPLELAQSLFKLTGQVSHIEIFISHPETAPYLAETLNQVLEKTWPGLLQAVDWQHSDAQIFHAVQVERNVMFLILTLIIVIAAFNIISSLIMLVKDKTRDIAILRTMGASRGSLMRIFLLTGSTIGTVGTLVGVVLGLGFALNIERIRQVLQGLIGTELFSAEIYFLSQLPARVDPTEVIYIVLMALILSFLATVYPAWRAARLDPVEGLRF; this is encoded by the coding sequence ATGATCTTCTCCCTCTTTGAAAGGTCAATCGCTTACCGATATTTACGCTCTGCCCGGCAAGAGGGGTTTGTCTCTGTCATCGCTGGCTTTTCATTTGTTGGCATTGCTTTGGGCGTTGCCACCCTCATCATCGTGATGTCCGTCATGAATGGATTTCGCCAAGAATTGTTTGATCGAATCACCGGCATGCGGGGGCATTTGTTGGTGCAAGGGATCGATAAGCCCATCACAAATTATCAAGAAGCCACGCAGATGATTCTGCAAATTCCGGGGGTGAAAAGCGTTTATCCCTTGATAGACCGCCAAGCGATCGTCATGTTTCACTCACAAGCCCGGGGCATAGCAATTCAGGGTTTGACGCAAGATGACCTTTATCAAAAAACTCTTGTCTCGACGAATATCAAATATGGAACCCTGGCTGGGTTTGAGGGGGATAAAATTCTGGTAGGCGCGCGCCTTGCAGAACAACTGCACCTTAAGGTGGGCGATCGACTGTTGATCATGGTGCCAGAGGGAACGGCAACGGCTTTTGGTACGCTGCCAAAACAAAAATCATTTCAGGTGCAAGGGATCTTTGAGGTGGGCATGCATGATTATGACAAAAACATCTTATTTATGCCCCTGGAACTAGCCCAGAGTCTGTTCAAACTGACCGGCCAGGTTAGCCATATTGAGATTTTTATTTCTCACCCGGAAACAGCCCCCTATCTGGCCGAAACTTTAAACCAGGTATTGGAGAAAACTTGGCCTGGTCTTTTGCAAGCTGTTGACTGGCAACACAGTGATGCGCAAATTTTTCACGCGGTGCAGGTTGAACGGAACGTGATGTTCCTGATTCTGACACTTATTATTGTGATTGCGGCCTTTAATATTATTTCCAGCCTGATCATGTTGGTCAAAGACAAAACCCGTGATATTGCCATCTTAAGAACCATGGGCGCCAGCCGGGGGTCCTTGATGCGGATTTTTTTGTTAACCGGCTCAACAATCGGGACTGTTGGCACGCTGGTGGGGGTCGTTTTGGGATTAGGGTTCGCGCTTAATATCGAGAGAATTAGGCAGGTTCTGCAAGGCCTTATCGGGACCGAGCTGTTCAGTGCCGAGATTTATTTCCTATCGCAACTGCCAGCCAGGGTTGACCCGACGGAGGTCATTTATATCGTCCTGATGGCTCTGATACTGTCATTCCTGGCCACGGTCTACCCCGCATGGCGCGCAGCGCGCCTTGATCCCGTTGAGGGTTTGCGGTTTTAA
- a CDS encoding SDR family oxidoreductase, whose amino-acid sequence MKIKVIVFLLFLPIYASVAGTKNTIMVTAATGELGQAICEQLAFKGNNLVIAGRNPEKIEALKKSLNSKYKEIQVQSIHIDFSDTKTIEDAAKIVSQNSLKGIVLIGPRPLLSREGIPDKGKWAKVFEETFIAPLEVVRSFQPHLQNNGSIVIISGNSSKNYLPSYPNTNVIRLAWTGEIKNLMHFFGERKIRVNAISPGVILTNHHIERITAKAASNKVTFEEQLAKDTAAIPLKSYGKPDDVGNLVSFLLSTKSDHLNGTNIVLDGGESNAY is encoded by the coding sequence ATGAAAATTAAGGTAATAGTTTTTTTACTATTTTTGCCAATATATGCCTCAGTCGCTGGTACAAAAAATACAATTATGGTTACCGCTGCCACGGGGGAACTTGGCCAAGCGATCTGTGAACAGCTTGCGTTTAAAGGGAATAATTTAGTCATTGCAGGAAGAAATCCTGAAAAAATAGAGGCCCTGAAAAAATCCTTGAATTCAAAATATAAAGAAATTCAGGTGCAAAGCATACACATCGACTTCTCAGACACCAAGACTATTGAAGATGCCGCAAAGATAGTCTCACAAAATTCACTTAAGGGTATCGTCCTTATTGGTCCACGACCTTTGCTAAGTAGAGAGGGCATTCCAGATAAAGGCAAATGGGCGAAAGTTTTTGAAGAAACCTTCATCGCCCCACTTGAAGTCGTTAGATCGTTTCAGCCTCATCTTCAAAATAATGGCAGCATTGTTATTATTTCGGGGAACTCTTCCAAGAATTACCTGCCAAGTTATCCCAACACCAACGTCATACGTCTGGCGTGGACAGGGGAAATTAAAAACCTTATGCACTTTTTTGGAGAAAGGAAGATTCGCGTTAATGCCATTTCACCAGGTGTGATACTGACGAACCATCATATAGAAAGGATAACAGCAAAGGCTGCGTCCAACAAAGTTACCTTTGAAGAACAACTTGCCAAAGATACAGCGGCCATACCCCTAAAATCTTATGGAAAACCAGACGATGTGGGAAATTTAGTGTCGTTTTTGTTGTCGACTAAATCTGACCATTTAAATGGGACAAACATTGTGCTGGATGGCGGCGAATCAAATGCTTATTAG
- the proS gene encoding proline--tRNA ligase, translating to MRLSQYFLPTLKETPSEAQIASHRLMLRAGMINQTTSGIYTWLPLGLKVLQKIENIVAEEQNRIGCHRVLMPTLQPASLWQESGRYEAYGKEMLRFKDRHDREMLYSPTNEEVITDIVRQYVKSYRALPQILYQIGWKFRDEIRPRFGVMRGREFFMKDGYSFDIDYEGAKASYEKIFQSYLTTFRRLGLTAIPVQADSGAIGGNLSHEFQIVAPTGESTIYYDEDYDQLSDQDMTLERLRNMYAAADEKHDPFQCPIPQERLKTARGIEVGHIFYFGTKYSKAMNLTVQGPKGELIIPEMGSYGIGVSRLVGAIIEASHDDNGIIWPDSVTPFHVGLISAKADDAQVEAAATALYQQLATRGFDVLYDDRSERIGVKFADMDLIGLPWQIVVGNKTIEHNTVELKNRRTGERQDLSIEACLTYLQKHIDV from the coding sequence ATGCGTTTATCCCAATACTTTCTGCCAACTTTGAAAGAAACCCCTTCAGAGGCCCAAATTGCCTCGCACAGGTTGATGTTAAGGGCTGGCATGATTAACCAAACGACATCTGGAATTTACACCTGGCTGCCTTTGGGGCTAAAAGTTTTACAAAAAATAGAAAACATTGTTGCTGAGGAACAAAACCGAATTGGATGCCACCGCGTCTTGATGCCAACTTTGCAGCCGGCCAGCCTGTGGCAAGAAAGCGGCCGTTACGAGGCGTATGGCAAAGAGATGCTGCGTTTTAAAGATCGCCATGATCGCGAGATGCTGTATAGCCCGACAAATGAAGAGGTGATCACCGATATCGTTCGCCAATACGTTAAAAGCTATCGGGCCCTGCCCCAAATTCTGTACCAAATTGGTTGGAAATTTCGTGATGAAATCAGGCCCCGTTTTGGCGTCATGCGTGGGCGCGAATTCTTCATGAAAGATGGCTATTCCTTTGACATTGATTATGAGGGGGCGAAGGCTTCTTACGAGAAAATATTCCAAAGTTATTTAACAACATTCCGCCGCTTAGGCTTGACGGCCATTCCGGTCCAGGCGGACTCGGGCGCCATTGGCGGTAACCTAAGCCATGAATTTCAAATTGTGGCTCCCACCGGTGAAAGCACCATTTATTATGACGAAGACTATGATCAGTTAAGCGATCAGGATATGACGTTAGAACGTTTGCGAAATATGTATGCAGCGGCTGATGAAAAGCATGACCCCTTCCAATGCCCCATTCCTCAGGAACGTCTAAAGACAGCCCGCGGCATTGAAGTTGGCCACATCTTTTATTTCGGCACCAAATATTCCAAGGCCATGAATTTGACGGTTCAGGGGCCGAAAGGCGAACTGATTATTCCCGAAATGGGGTCTTATGGTATTGGTGTTTCTCGTTTAGTTGGCGCCATCATTGAGGCCAGCCACGATGACAACGGCATTATCTGGCCCGATTCCGTAACGCCGTTTCACGTGGGACTGATCAGCGCCAAAGCGGATGATGCGCAGGTAGAAGCAGCAGCCACAGCCTTGTATCAACAGCTTGCCACGCGCGGCTTTGACGTTTTGTATGATGACCGGTCAGAACGAATAGGCGTTAAGTTCGCCGATATGGATTTGATCGGCCTGCCATGGCAAATTGTGGTTGGCAATAAAACCATTGAGCATAATACGGTGGAGCTGAAAAACCGCAGAACCGGTGAACGCCAAGATTTATCCATTGAGGCCTGTTTGACTTATTTGCAGAAGCATATAGACGTTTAA